The sequence TCTGGGGTTCGGCTATTGCCGCTTTGTCGTGGCCATGCCGGAAGAAAAGGTTCCGCCCCGCTTGCCGGACGGCAAGTTTGATCTGAGCGGTTTAAATCACCAACGGGTGGCGACCAAGTTTCCCCGGGTAGCTGAAGACTTTTTCCGTGAGCAGGGGATGCAGGTTCTGCCCATTAAGCTTCACGGCAATATCGAGCTGGCTCCCCGGGTGGGGCTGGCGGAAATGATCGTGGATATCGTGTCCACTGGAACCACACTGCGGCAAAATAGGCTGGTGGAGATTGCTCCCATTCTTGAAGCGACGACAAGATTGATTGCCAATCGGGTTGCTTATCGGATGAAGCATGAACGCATTAATGAGCTGACTGAGAAGCTGCGTCAGCTTCTTGGCAAAGCCCCTTAAGCTCGGGAGAGTTCGTTAAGATGGAGGGAACAGCTATGGAGATAAAGACCTTAGAGGAATTGGATTTGACCACGCTTACGCGCAAATCCTATGGTGATGATCAGTTGCTGGAGCATAAAGTAGCAGAGATTCTTTCTGAAATTAAGAAAGAAGGGGATGAGGCCCTCTATGCCCTGACAGAAAAATTTGACGGAGTAGATCTCCGTACATCCGGGCTGCGCGTCAAGGAAGAAGAAGTGGCAAAGGCTTACTCCCAGGTGGATGAAGAATTTCTGGAAGCCCTGCGGCTTGCTAAGGAGAAGATCACCTCCTATCATGAAAAGCAAAAGCGCACCTCATGGCTGGATGCCAAAGAAGACGGCAGTATCCTGGGGCAGCTGCTGCTGCCCCTTAAACGGGTTGGTATTTATGTGCCGGGAGGAACCGCCGCTTATCCTTCTTCAGTGCTGATGAATGCAGTCCCCGCCGTGGTAGCAGGGGTCGAAGAGATCGTGATGGTCAGTCCTCCAGGCAAGGATGGCAGCTTGCTGCCGGAAGTTCTGGTAGCTGCCGCGGAAGCCGGAGTCACGGAAATCTATAAAGTAGGAGGGGCTCAGGCTATTGCCGCCTTAGCCTTTGGTACAGGGGAAATCTCTCCTGTGGATAAAATCACCGGACCGGGGAACATTTACGTCACCCTGGCCAAAAAACAGGTCTTTGGCACCGTGGATATTGATATGCTGGCCGGCCCCAGTGAGATACTCATTTTAGCCGATGAGTCCGCCCAACCGGAAGAGCTTGCCGCCGATCTGCTTTCTCAGGCTGAGCATGATCCCTTAGCTTCCTCCATTCTAGTCTCTCCTGATCGGAAGGTGCTGGAGGAGACGGTGGCGGAAGTGGAGCGGCAATTAAAGCTGCTGCCACGGCAGGATATTGCCCGAGCTTCATGGGAGACCTATGGGGCGGCGATTTTGGTTAAGGATTTGGCTGAGGGAATGGATTTAGCCAACCAGATAGCTCCCGAGCATTTTGAGCTGGTGGTTAAGGAACCCTATAGCTGGCTGGGCCGGGTAAGGAATGCCGGAGCTGTCTTTCTGGGCCGTTTCTCACCGGAACCTGTAGGAGATTATTTTGCCGGCCCCAATCATGTGTTGCCTACGGGAGGGACCGCCCGCTTTTATTCTCCTTTAAATGTGGATACCTTTATGAAGAAAGTTAGTGTGATCAGCTATTCGGAAAAAGCCTTGCAGCGGGACGGCAGGCATATCGCTCATTTAGCCAGGAAAGAGGGACTCGAAGCCCATGCCCGGGCTGTGGAGGCAAGAAAGTTATGGTAGATAAAATGAATCTTGAAGGGTGGATGCGTCCATCCATACGAACCCTAAAGGCCTATGAAAGCAAGTCCATCCCGGACTGTGTACGCTTGGATGCCAATGAAAATCCTCTGCCTTGGCCCCCAGGAATGATTGAGCAATTATTGGGTTCAGACATTGCCTTTAACCGTTATCCTGACGGAGGGGCTCAGGAACTCAAGGAAGCCCTTTCCTGCTATACAGGAGTGCCCGCTGAGGGAATTTTAACAGGAAACGGCTCTGATGAGCTGATCCAGCTGCTCATGACGACTTTTGGCGGAGAGGGGGGGGCCGTGGTTATTCACTCGCCCACCTTCAGTATGTATGAAGCTGCGGCCAGGGTGACCGGCACGAAGGTTCTGGAAGTTCCGCTTCTCCCTACCGAAACCGGCAGGGACTTCCGCCTGGATGTGGCAGGGATACTTGAGGCGGCGGCTCAGCCTCAGGTTCATATGATTGTCCTCTGCAATCCCAATAATCCCACGGGAACCCTGTTCCCTCGGGAAGAGATGCTGCGAATCGTGGCCGAATCGGGCAAGATCGTCATTGTGGATGAAGCCTACGGAGAATTTTCCGGGGAGAGTGTCGTGGATCAGATTCCCTACTGCCCCAATCTCTTAGTGATGAAGACCTTTTCCAAGCTGTTTGCCATGGCTGCTCTCCGGCTGGGCTACCTTCTGGGACAGCCTTCCATCATCAGGGCCTTGAACCGGGCCCGGCAGCCTTTCAATGTGAACAGCTTCAGCCAAAAGGCGGGAGCGATCGCTCTGAATTATGGGGAGGAGTATGCTGAACAAGGCCGGATTCTGATTGCTGAGCTGGCCAAGATCGTTGAGGCTCTGACCGCTTTTGCTTCGGTAAAGGTTTTTGCAACCCGGGCTAACTTTGTTCTTTTTCAGCCTGAGGACCCGGACCGTGTCTATCAGGAATTGATGGGGAAGGGGTTTCTGATCCGCAATATGGGGAATCTGCCGCTGGTGGGCAAGGCTCTGCGGCTTAGCGCCGGTTTGCCTGAAGATAATGACAGACTGCTCAAAGCACTTGGAGAGATTCTGAAATAGATGATTCAGTCATCCCAGTAATATAGGATAACACCTTGTAAGTGAGGTTTTGGAAATGCGTGAAGCATACATTGAACGTCAAACCAAAGAGACCAGGATTCGGGTTAAGCTGAATCTTGACGGAGCCGGTACAGCTCAGGTCGATACGGGTATCGGCTTCTTTGATCATATGCTGGAGGCCTTGGCCCGGTTTGGTTATCTCGACCTGGAAGTAGCCGCTGAAGGGGATTTGCAGGTGGACCCTCATCACACCATCGAAGACTGTGGTCTTGTTTTCGGGCAGGCCATCAGGGAGGCCTTGGGGGAGCGTCGTGGTATTGAGCGGGTTGGCGATACCCTACTGCCCATGGATGAAGCCTTGGTGCAGGTTGCCTTGGATCTCTCCAACCGTCCCTATCTGGTTTGGGATGTGGAGTGTCCCGAGGGGATGGTAGGAGGATTCCCTGTGGAAATGGCGGAGGAGTTTTTCCGGGCGGTGTCCGTTCAGGCAGGTATAACCCTGCATATACGATTATTGTCCGGCAAGAACCGCCACCATATCCTGGAGGCAA comes from Desulfitobacterium chlororespirans DSM 11544 and encodes:
- the hisG gene encoding ATP phosphoribosyltransferase — protein: MARNFLTIALPKGKLLTDSLEALTKIGIECQEVSEESRKLVFPLEKAQAQIIICRPTDIPTFVEYGAADIGFVGKDTLLEENKDVVELLDLGFGYCRFVVAMPEEKVPPRLPDGKFDLSGLNHQRVATKFPRVAEDFFREQGMQVLPIKLHGNIELAPRVGLAEMIVDIVSTGTTLRQNRLVEIAPILEATTRLIANRVAYRMKHERINELTEKLRQLLGKAP
- the hisD gene encoding histidinol dehydrogenase; its protein translation is MEIKTLEELDLTTLTRKSYGDDQLLEHKVAEILSEIKKEGDEALYALTEKFDGVDLRTSGLRVKEEEVAKAYSQVDEEFLEALRLAKEKITSYHEKQKRTSWLDAKEDGSILGQLLLPLKRVGIYVPGGTAAYPSSVLMNAVPAVVAGVEEIVMVSPPGKDGSLLPEVLVAAAEAGVTEIYKVGGAQAIAALAFGTGEISPVDKITGPGNIYVTLAKKQVFGTVDIDMLAGPSEILILADESAQPEELAADLLSQAEHDPLASSILVSPDRKVLEETVAEVERQLKLLPRQDIARASWETYGAAILVKDLAEGMDLANQIAPEHFELVVKEPYSWLGRVRNAGAVFLGRFSPEPVGDYFAGPNHVLPTGGTARFYSPLNVDTFMKKVSVISYSEKALQRDGRHIAHLARKEGLEAHARAVEARKLW
- the hisC gene encoding histidinol-phosphate transaminase is translated as MVDKMNLEGWMRPSIRTLKAYESKSIPDCVRLDANENPLPWPPGMIEQLLGSDIAFNRYPDGGAQELKEALSCYTGVPAEGILTGNGSDELIQLLMTTFGGEGGAVVIHSPTFSMYEAAARVTGTKVLEVPLLPTETGRDFRLDVAGILEAAAQPQVHMIVLCNPNNPTGTLFPREEMLRIVAESGKIVIVDEAYGEFSGESVVDQIPYCPNLLVMKTFSKLFAMAALRLGYLLGQPSIIRALNRARQPFNVNSFSQKAGAIALNYGEEYAEQGRILIAELAKIVEALTAFASVKVFATRANFVLFQPEDPDRVYQELMGKGFLIRNMGNLPLVGKALRLSAGLPEDNDRLLKALGEILK
- the hisB gene encoding imidazoleglycerol-phosphate dehydratase HisB — protein: MEMREAYIERQTKETRIRVKLNLDGAGTAQVDTGIGFFDHMLEALARFGYLDLEVAAEGDLQVDPHHTIEDCGLVFGQAIREALGERRGIERVGDTLLPMDEALVQVALDLSNRPYLVWDVECPEGMVGGFPVEMAEEFFRAVSVQAGITLHIRLLSGKNRHHILEAIFKGFGRALGLALRENPRFQGVLSTKGVL